The sequence GCTCTTGCCGGCCCTGGCCATCGCAGCCTCCTCGGCAGCCGCCTTCTTCACACCCCCCTTTCCCTTTTGTCCCCGCTGGGCGGGATTCCGTAACTCCCCGCCCCTGCCGCCCCCGGATACGATCCGCGCATGGAGCCCCAGCTGTCCCACCACGTCGAAGGCGCCGTCGCCACCGTCGTCATCCATCACCCGGCCAAGCGCAACGCCATGACGGCAGCCATGTGGCGGGCGCTGCCGCCGCTGCTGGACGCGTTCGCGCGCGATCCCGGCGTACGGGCGCTGGTGCTGACCGGGCAGGGCCCGACCTTCTGCGCGGGTGCGGACATCAGCACGCTGCAGGGCTCGCCGCAGGAGGCGCAGGAGCTGGCGGTGGCGGCCGAGGAGGCGCTGGCCGCGTTCCCCAAGCCGGCCCTCGCCGCGGTGCGCGGGCACTGCGTGGGCGGCGGGGCGCAGCTCGCGGCGGCCTGCGATCTGCGGCTGGCGGAGGAGAGCGCGCTGTTCGGCGTGACCCCGGCGCGGCTCGGCATCGTCTATCCGGCCTCCTCGACCCGCCGGCTGGTGTCGCTGGTCGGCCCGGCCACCGCCAAGTACCTGTTGTTCACGGCCGAGTTGATCGACGCCCAGCGGGCGCTGCGCACCGGGCTCGTGGACGAGGTGCTGCCGGACGGCGAACTGGACAAGCGGGTGGCGGAGTTGACCCGGATCCTGGTCTCCCGCTCGCAGCTCACCCAGTGTGCCGCGAAGGAGTTCACCGACGGCCGCACGGACCGGGACGCCCACTGGGCGCGGCAGGCGCACGGCAACCCCGACACCGCGGAAGGGGTCGCCGCGTTCCTGGAGCGCCGCCGGCCGCGCTTCACCTGGAGCGTGCCTGCGTCAGGCTGAACCGCCCACCCGCGCGGACCTCCTCGACGAGGTGCGCGGGCGCCTTGTCCGGGGAACCGGCGTCATAGGGCGGCTGGGGGTCGTACTCGGTCAGCAGCTGGACGGCCTGGGCGTGTTCGTCGCCCGCGATCCGGCCGGTCAGGGTGAGCGCCATGTCGATGCCGGAGGAGACCCCGGCGGCGGTGACGTACTTGCCGTCGGTCACCACCCGCTCACCGGTCGGTTCGGCACCGAACTCCTCCAGCGTCTCCAGGGCGGCCCAGTGGCTGGTCGCGCGCCGGCCGCGCAGCAGTCCCGCGGCGGCGAGCAGCAGCGAGCCCGAGCAGACCGAGGTCGTCCACGTGCTCGCCGCGTCGGCCGCGCGCAGCCAGTCCAGCAGGACCTGGTTCTCCAGCTGCGCCGCCGTGCCGGGACCGCCGGAGACCACCACCAGGTCGGGGCCCGGCACCTCCTCCAGGGCCTGATCGGCGGTGACGGCGAGAAATCCGGTGTCGGTACGCACGGGCCCGGACCGCTCGGCGACGAAGGTGAGGTGCGCGCCCGGCAGCCGGCTGAGGATCTCGTAGGGCCCGACGACGTCCAGGGCGGTGAAGCGGTCGTAGACGACCAGGGCGATCTGCATGAGGGGCTCCTTCGTGGGTGCCGGGCGGGCGTGGGGCCCGGTGGTTGCCGGCGGTGCCGTGGCCGGTGCGCTCCCTGCCCGGTGTCCGGCGGGCGCCGTGGCGGTCAGCGGGCAGGGGCCGGGTGGAAGCGTCTGCGGTATTCCGCGGGGGGTGTGCCGAGGGTGCGCAGGAAGGCGCGGCGCATGGCCTCGGGGGTGCCGTAACCGCTGGCGCGGGCGACCTCCTCGATGCCGTCCGCGGCGTCCTCCAGCAGGCGGCGGGCGTGTTCGAGGCGGACCCGGTCGACGTAGCGGCCGGGGGTCATGCCCGTCTCCTCCCGGAAGGCGCGTGCGAAGTGGCACGGTGACAGCCGGGCGCGGGCGGCGAGGGACTCGACCGTCAGGTCGCCGGCCGGGTGCTCGGTG comes from Streptomyces sp. FXJ1.172 and encodes:
- a CDS encoding enoyl-CoA hydratase/isomerase family protein; translation: MEPQLSHHVEGAVATVVIHHPAKRNAMTAAMWRALPPLLDAFARDPGVRALVLTGQGPTFCAGADISTLQGSPQEAQELAVAAEEALAAFPKPALAAVRGHCVGGGAQLAAACDLRLAEESALFGVTPARLGIVYPASSTRRLVSLVGPATAKYLLFTAELIDAQRALRTGLVDEVLPDGELDKRVAELTRILVSRSQLTQCAAKEFTDGRTDRDAHWARQAHGNPDTAEGVAAFLERRRPRFTWSVPASG
- a CDS encoding DJ-1/PfpI family protein, giving the protein MQIALVVYDRFTALDVVGPYEILSRLPGAHLTFVAERSGPVRTDTGFLAVTADQALEEVPGPDLVVVSGGPGTAAQLENQVLLDWLRAADAASTWTTSVCSGSLLLAAAGLLRGRRATSHWAALETLEEFGAEPTGERVVTDGKYVTAAGVSSGIDMALTLTGRIAGDEHAQAVQLLTEYDPQPPYDAGSPDKAPAHLVEEVRAGGRFSLTQARSR